The following nucleotide sequence is from Aneurinibacillus soli.
TCATTTATAGTAAAATATATAAGGAAGATATATAAGGTGTGAGGGAGGGGATTCGTTACAATGATTCGCAAAAAACTGTCCTATTCACTAAAAAATGAGGTACTAGCCGAGAATGTGTACGCAAATAACGATACGTTATTGCTAGAAAAAGGAAAAAGACTCACCACCTCGGATATCATTCGACTCATAAACATAGACATTGATAGCATTTACGTTGAAGAAGAGCAAAAAAACATTGCCATTGAGGTCGTCAGTCAAGTCCGTACGCTTTGGAGCCAGGAAGATAAAGATTTTACAGAAATGTACGTTCAAAACCTCGATCAAACTAAAAATTTGTTTACACAAATAGCAGAAAACAAAGACATCTCCTTACAATCCTATTTAAATGGATATTCGAACATGCTAGAATCGGTGCTTGAGCATACCTCGATGCTACACACTCTCCATAAAATAAAAGGTCACGATGATTACACCTATCGACATAGTTTGAACGTAAGCCTGTTGTGTGGTGTGATTGGAAAATTACTCAATCTGTCACTCGAAGAAATTTGGATACTTGGCCAATGTGGATTGCTACATGATGTCGGTAAGATCAAAATCCCTGTGAATATTTTACAAAAAAAAGCGCGTTTGACAAATGAAGAGTTCAAACAAATGAAGCAGCATAGCTTATTGGGCTATAAAATTTTATGCAATATCGAAGGAATCGAACGGCACCTTCGCGAGGCTGCTCATTATCATCACGAACGACTCGATGGATCTGGATATCCCGAAGGACGGAGAGGCGATGAAATTCCTTTCTATGCTCAAATCGTTGCTGTGGCTGATACATACGATGCGCTCTGTTCTGATCGATACTACAATCGGCGGATTTCTCCGTACCAAGCCGTTCAAGAATTATTAGAATCTTCGTTCAAAAATCAACTAAACGCAAATATTGTCGTTCCATTTGTACAATTTATGCTCTCTGGTTATGCAGGGTATTCGGTTGTGTTAACGGATAAAACGTGTGGCAAGATTGTATTTATTCCTCCAGATGAACCGGATCGTCCTCTGATTCAAACTGATACGGGATACGTAGATTTGCGTCAACGAAGGAATCTGGAGATTGCGGAAATCATGTAACTCTCACTACATGCTTATTATAATTTGTAAAAATATTACATTCATATTATCAGCTACATCCAGATTTGTCCAGAAACAAGAAGAGGGTATCCCAATGTTACTTTTGGAATGCTCTCTTCTTATTTCTTATTACCATCCACGCCCGGCACCTCCACCCCCGGATGAGCCTCCTCGTCCACCCGCGCTTCCACCACCTCCGCCCCCACGTCCACGAAACATTGACAACAAGCCATACGTAATCGCACCGCCAAAATATTTGAAATCAAGAAACAAGAGCACAGCCACACCAATCCCAATGACAAGCTTTATTCCCCAAGGCAAACTACTCCACCACGATAGCTCCTGTACTGGTCTCTGCTCACTCGGTTCATTCGGCATTGGCTTTGCACCATCGACGCCATACCCTGCTGCGATTTCATTTGTCAGCACCTTATAGGTGGTAAGAATCGCTATATCCATCTGATTGTTTTTCAAATACGGAATGGCATACGTATCAAGAATGCGTCCGACTTTTCCATCTGGAAGCGTTCCTTCCAATCCATATCCAACTTCTACTCGAATTTTCCGGTCCTGTGTGGCGAGAAACAGTAGCACCCCGTTATTTTTCTTTGGATCTCCTAGGCCAAACTTACGAAAGGCCGCTGTTGCGTATTCTTCAGGTGTAGCTCCATGCGTTGTCGGCACAGTCAGAACCGCAAGCTGAGTACTTCCTGTCTTCTGTTCCAGGTCTCTACCCAAGTTAACCAGTTGTGCCCGCTGCTCCGGTGTCAGCACCCCTGCCGTATCCTGCACATACACATCTCCACGTACAGCTGGGATATCAGCCGGATTGACCTGCGCCTGCACATATCCGTCAATCCTTGTAAATAAGGTCAATCCGCATACAATAAGCAGAAATGCTAGCTGCCGAATCATTTTGTTTCACCAAAGTTAACCTGTGGTACCTGTTTCGCGCGCTCCTCTGCTTTAAAGTAGTCTTTCGCTTTAAATCCACCCATCGAGGCAATGATACTCCCGGGGAACCGCTTAATTTCTTTATTAAATGTCTCCACCTGCTTGTTGTAATCCATGCGTGCCGTTGCGATGCGATTCTCTGTACCCGCTAGTTCATCCATCAGCTGCGTGAATTGTTTATCCGCCTTCAGTTCTGGATAGTTCTCCGAAATAACCAGCAAGCGACTTAGTGCACCACTTAATTCTGCATCTGCATTTGCCTGATCTGTTTTCGTCTGCGCCCCTGCTAATTTGGCACGGGCATTGGCGATTTGGGTAAGCACTTCTTTCTCATGAATGCTATAGCCCTTAACTGTATTCACGAGATTCGGGATCAGATCGGCCCGGCGCTGTAGCTGGTTGTCGATCTGAGCTGCGCTCTGATTGACACTCTCTTCTGCATTGACGAAGCTGTTATATTTGCCAGCAAAGATCATGCCCAAGACGAGAATGATCCCAACAATTACCGCGATAAAGCCCCAGCTTGTTTTTTTCATGTTCAAATCTCACTCCTGCTTTTTTTCTTCTTTACCCGTTCCTTTCTAAGTTTTATTCTTTCCTACTCATGTCTATAACATGATTGATCTAAAAAATGACGGTTATGCGACACAAGAACAATGGCGCCAGGAAATCGCTGAAAATATTTCGCAAGCTCCTCTACACTTTTTCCTTCCGCTAGTAGAATAAAGATGTTATATCTGTTTTCGACTGAACATTACACCTACCTTTCCAATCCTCTGAATAGGAACACTAATACATATAAGTAAGAATGCTATAAAATCAACAATAGTTAATCTTTCCCCTACCATTAAAATAATAAAAAGAACAGTAACACAGGGCGTAAAATAGGTGAAACTTGCAACAAGCGAAGCAGACGAATATTTTAATGCTCTGATATAAATAAGAAATCCAAGAATAATGTTACTTATGCTTAACCATAAAAAACCCGAAAAATCGGCTATTGTTGGTACTTTAAATTGGGAAAAAGTAAACAAACTACAAATGGATAAAATAGAAGCTACGAATGTAATGAAAATATTACTTATTACGATGTCTTTACTATTCTTCTTCGCAAGGTTCGTAAAAAGCCCCCAACATACCGCTGCGAATATAGCCATCAAATCGCCTTCTACATTTGTAAAGCTAATGTTTGTGAACTTCCCCTTCGTGATCAATAAAACGGTACCAGCAAAGCCTAGACCTATTGATATTACCTTATAAACGTCAAGCCTTTCTCTATTGATAGGAATAGCAAACAGAACAATAAAAATAGGAAATAGATAATTTAACATGGATGCTTCAATAGCCGGTAAGCGTTCAAGTGCCTTGATATATAAAAAATCATAAAGAAAAGCGAATACTCCACACAATATCAGTAAAACAAAGTCTTTACTTGTCCACGTTAGCAGTTCTCTCGGCTTAACTTTGACTATAAGTATTACAGCATAAACTAAAACTGCAATTCCATACATGTAAAACAAAACTTGATAACTGTCGAGATTTTTTAATAATAATTTACTTGTTGCTGCTAAAGACCCCCACATTAACAATAAAATAGGCATTAAGATAAATGGATTTTTTGTAGCATCAACTTTTTGATTTTTCATTTATACACCCATTTCTGAAAGAGATATTGTAGTCAACTGTTCCTTGATAAACCGGACAGCCTGACGAATGAGCGGGGAAGAAGAAAGCAGCTTCCCTCTGACAAAAGGAGAAGCTGCTTTGCTGTACGTTTTCCTAGAATGACATGCTGCCGATTCTTTCTTCCACAAGCTTGACGAATTCCCCATGGTGAAGCAGATGGCGGATGTATTCGATATCTGGATAAAAATATCGGTCTACTTTAACCGTTGGGACCATGCTACGAATTTTTTGGTAGACGGCCTCCGTGACGGGCGATGGCTTCAACGGCTTATGAAAATCCAGTGCCTGCGCCGCGGTCATCAATTCAATCGCAAGGATGTACTCCACTTTTTTGGAGATGTGATACGCTTTCTTGGCCGCAAAGTACGCCATGCTCACCTGATCCTCCTGATTGGCACTCGTCGAAATGTTGTCAACGGTAGAGGGATGTGACAGCACCTTGATTTCCCCGAGAAGCCCTGCTGCCGTATATTGCGGAATCATATAGCCGTTGTTCAACCCTGGATTGGCTACAAGAAAGCTTGGGAGCTCGCTATGATGATGATTCACAAGCCGATCGATTCGCCGCTCTGCCATTTTTGCCAAATTGGCCATTGCAATACACATTGAATCACTGTACATCCCCACATAGGTCCCATCAAAATTCCCTCCCATCAGGGCGATGCCATCGTCGTCCTCTGGGTAAATAATCGGATTGTCACCGGTCGATGCCATCTCATTCTCAATCACTTCCCGAGCGTCCTTGAGCAGCTTTTTGCAAGCCCCGTGCAGTTGGGGAATACACCGCAAGCTGAGCGCATCCTGCAGACGGTGGCTTTTGTATGCCTCTGCGATTTCACTGCCTTCGAGGATGTGCAGGATCGTTTTTGCCGTCGCGGATTGTTCGTCGTGTTTCTTCACAGCATGCAATCGCGGATCGCACGCTTTTATCGTGCCTTTTAATACTTCAAGAGACATCGCCCCCGCCACATCGGCTGTTTTGACGGCTTGACTGGCATTGTACAAGGCTAACGTTGCAAAAGCGGTGACCGAGGTGGTCCCGTTGATCAAAGCCAGCCCTTCCTTGCAGCCGAGCTCAATCGGCTGCAATCCCGCTCTGTGCAAAGCCTCTTTTCCTGCCAGCAGTTCTCCTTTATACCATGCCTTCCCTTCCCCGATCAGCACAAGCGCCATATGGGCTTCCGGTGCTAGATAGCCGACAGAGCCTTCGCCCGGTGCAAACGGAGTGATCTCCTCATTGAGTAGGCTGGCGATCAGCTGAAGCACTTCCAACCGTACGCCCGAGTAACCTTGTCCAAGACTGACCAGGATCATGAACTGGATGGCCCTTACGATCTCCTTCTCCAGAGGCTCTCCGACGGAAACCGCATGTGAGCGAATAATGTTGTGCTGCAATGTCGTGGCGTCTTCCGGGGAAATCACCTCAGTGACGTTTTCGCCAAACCCGGTAGTTACGCCATAAATAAGCCGATTCTCCCGCAAAAATCGTTCAATCAGGCTTCTCGATGCCGCCACCCGATCACAGTACTGTTGCGAGAAAGATACTTTTGCCTTGTAGCGGGCCACCGCCACCATTTCTTCAACCGTAACAGGGCCCTCACCCAGCACCACGTGTGTAAGCTCGCTTGGATAACAATGCGCTTCTTGTCCCATCGTAAACCTTCCTTTCCATTGTAACGATCGGCATTCCTCTCCTGGCAATGACCTAGAAGAGGACCAAATGATCCTGACTGTTTTTTACATACTCTTTGTTTTCTATAAAGGCTGTCCCTCATCGTATAATAGGTTGCTGGCTTCATCCAAGTCCAATGATTTGGTTTCCGGCGCCCACAGGATTGAGACGATGGCGCCGACCACCAAGACAATTGTCATGGCAATCATAGAAACGCCAACCCCATATCCGTTTAGCACAACAGGTAGCAAAAACGTACCAATTGCAGACCCGACACGGCTGACTGCGGTGACCAATCCTACCCCGGAAGCACGAATCTCTGTAGGAAAGAGCTCTGCAGGGTACACGAGCGTCAGGTTGGAAGCCGCCGACATGACAAACGTAAATATGGCAAAACAGATAATCAGAAAAACCTTGTGCGTGTTGTCTATGATGCCAAGC
It contains:
- a CDS encoding HD-GYP domain-containing protein; translated protein: MIRKKLSYSLKNEVLAENVYANNDTLLLEKGKRLTTSDIIRLINIDIDSIYVEEEQKNIAIEVVSQVRTLWSQEDKDFTEMYVQNLDQTKNLFTQIAENKDISLQSYLNGYSNMLESVLEHTSMLHTLHKIKGHDDYTYRHSLNVSLLCGVIGKLLNLSLEEIWILGQCGLLHDVGKIKIPVNILQKKARLTNEEFKQMKQHSLLGYKILCNIEGIERHLREAAHYHHERLDGSGYPEGRRGDEIPFYAQIVAVADTYDALCSDRYYNRRISPYQAVQELLESSFKNQLNANIVVPFVQFMLSGYAGYSVVLTDKTCGKIVFIPPDEPDRPLIQTDTGYVDLRQRRNLEIAEIM
- a CDS encoding TPM domain-containing protein codes for the protein MIRQLAFLLIVCGLTLFTRIDGYVQAQVNPADIPAVRGDVYVQDTAGVLTPEQRAQLVNLGRDLEQKTGSTQLAVLTVPTTHGATPEEYATAAFRKFGLGDPKKNNGVLLFLATQDRKIRVEVGYGLEGTLPDGKVGRILDTYAIPYLKNNQMDIAILTTYKVLTNEIAAGYGVDGAKPMPNEPSEQRPVQELSWWSSLPWGIKLVIGIGVAVLLFLDFKYFGGAITYGLLSMFRGRGGGGGGSAGGRGGSSGGGGAGRGW
- a CDS encoding LemA family protein translates to MKKTSWGFIAVIVGIILVLGMIFAGKYNSFVNAEESVNQSAAQIDNQLQRRADLIPNLVNTVKGYSIHEKEVLTQIANARAKLAGAQTKTDQANADAELSGALSRLLVISENYPELKADKQFTQLMDELAGTENRIATARMDYNKQVETFNKEIKRFPGSIIASMGGFKAKDYFKAEERAKQVPQVNFGETK
- a CDS encoding DMT family transporter; this encodes MKNQKVDATKNPFILMPILLLMWGSLAATSKLLLKNLDSYQVLFYMYGIAVLVYAVILIVKVKPRELLTWTSKDFVLLILCGVFAFLYDFLYIKALERLPAIEASMLNYLFPIFIVLFAIPINRERLDVYKVISIGLGFAGTVLLITKGKFTNISFTNVEGDLMAIFAAVCWGLFTNLAKKNSKDIVISNIFITFVASILSICSLFTFSQFKVPTIADFSGFLWLSISNIILGFLIYIRALKYSSASLVASFTYFTPCVTVLFIILMVGERLTIVDFIAFLLICISVPIQRIGKVGVMFSRKQI
- the hutH gene encoding histidine ammonia-lyase, coding for MPGEECRSLQWKGRFTMGQEAHCYPSELTHVVLGEGPVTVEEMVAVARYKAKVSFSQQYCDRVAASRSLIERFLRENRLIYGVTTGFGENVTEVISPEDATTLQHNIIRSHAVSVGEPLEKEIVRAIQFMILVSLGQGYSGVRLEVLQLIASLLNEEITPFAPGEGSVGYLAPEAHMALVLIGEGKAWYKGELLAGKEALHRAGLQPIELGCKEGLALINGTTSVTAFATLALYNASQAVKTADVAGAMSLEVLKGTIKACDPRLHAVKKHDEQSATAKTILHILEGSEIAEAYKSHRLQDALSLRCIPQLHGACKKLLKDAREVIENEMASTGDNPIIYPEDDDGIALMGGNFDGTYVGMYSDSMCIAMANLAKMAERRIDRLVNHHHSELPSFLVANPGLNNGYMIPQYTAAGLLGEIKVLSHPSTVDNISTSANQEDQVSMAYFAAKKAYHISKKVEYILAIELMTAAQALDFHKPLKPSPVTEAVYQKIRSMVPTVKVDRYFYPDIEYIRHLLHHGEFVKLVEERIGSMSF